From a single Verrucomicrobiota bacterium genomic region:
- a CDS encoding bifunctional 4-hydroxy-2-oxoglutarate aldolase/2-dehydro-3-deoxy-phosphogluconate aldolase has protein sequence MDKTLKLMEQEKIVGVVRTEKTEQALHLVDAMVAGGLKLFEITCTVPDYVKVLKHLQKHKGVTAGAGTVTDMKRAKAVIEAGAKFIVTPNVDEEIIAYVQKQGCVMIPGAVTPTEILRAWKLGVDAVKVFPISAFGGSSYLGLVKGPLPEVRLMVAGEIELEQIDEYLRAGAFCLGVGSAIIDGHALANEAWERIADYTRAALVRVRSV, from the coding sequence ATGGACAAAACGCTCAAACTCATGGAACAAGAGAAGATCGTCGGCGTCGTTCGGACCGAGAAGACGGAGCAGGCGCTCCACCTCGTCGACGCGATGGTGGCCGGTGGGCTCAAGCTCTTCGAGATCACCTGCACAGTGCCCGACTACGTCAAGGTGCTCAAGCACCTTCAGAAGCACAAAGGCGTAACCGCCGGCGCGGGAACGGTAACTGACATGAAGCGCGCGAAGGCGGTCATCGAGGCAGGCGCGAAATTCATCGTGACGCCGAACGTCGACGAGGAAATCATCGCCTACGTGCAGAAACAGGGCTGCGTCATGATCCCGGGGGCGGTGACGCCGACTGAGATCCTGCGTGCTTGGAAGCTCGGTGTCGACGCAGTCAAGGTGTTCCCCATCAGCGCATTCGGCGGCTCATCCTATCTCGGGCTCGTGAAAGGCCCACTGCCCGAGGTTCGGCTCATGGTCGCGGGTGAGATTGAGCTCGAGCAGATCGACGAGTACCTGCGCGCGGGTGCGTTCTGCCTCGGCGTCGGCTCGGCCATCATAGACGGCCACGCACTCGCCAACGAGGCCTGGGAGCGCATCGCCGACTACACGCGCGCGGCCCTCGTCCGCGTCCGCTCAGTGTGA